In Phormidium ambiguum IAM M-71, a single window of DNA contains:
- a CDS encoding lipopolysaccharide assembly protein LapA domain-containing protein produces MKSLTTLIISAILALWIMAIAILSVQNATPVTLKFLAYESIRLPVGVVLAFSAAAGAIVGAVIALPLFSSPSFTSNDFSPDDEETEDYQQKTSSGANDWMEKGSKDW; encoded by the coding sequence ATGAAATCTCTAACTACGTTAATTATTTCGGCAATACTGGCATTGTGGATAATGGCGATCGCCATTCTCTCCGTACAAAACGCCACTCCAGTCACCCTCAAGTTTTTAGCCTACGAATCAATACGGTTGCCAGTGGGTGTGGTACTGGCGTTTAGTGCCGCTGCGGGTGCGATCGTCGGTGCAGTTATTGCCCTCCCCCTGTTTAGTTCCCCCAGTTTTACATCCAATGACTTTTCCCCCGACGATGAGGAAACAGAAGATTACCAGCAAAAAACTTCATCTGGTGCAAATGATTGGATGGAAAAAGGCTCGAAAGATTGGTAA
- a CDS encoding type II restriction endonuclease, with protein sequence MSAYRQHLESSEDLITTYQATRAGFVALALEKNRRATPYIAEARVLQEAASQAENPADLLNIKGIEMGLLTASGLSDKSQKYLMPEDKLEAINGLIKNFLEPAGEKFVEELIFRFLLTRGDTLGGSMRNVGGALAQRKLTRAILSTLTIAGISYHWQHLKSQKWVAMTNDDSEIELSLRGISWEGESGIRTLIYNLTVPLFRSNVDMCLFNLAPSDLVASKFNLVESYLALGELKGGIDPAGADEHWKTARAALDRVREAFSRVDYSPCTFFIGAAIERRMAGEIWHQLENGILTNAANLNQENQVASISRWLCTL encoded by the coding sequence ATGTCTGCTTATCGCCAACATCTTGAATCTAGCGAAGATCTGATTACAACATATCAAGCGACTCGTGCAGGTTTTGTTGCTCTTGCACTGGAAAAAAATCGACGTGCTACACCATATATTGCAGAAGCAAGGGTACTTCAAGAAGCAGCTTCTCAAGCTGAAAATCCTGCTGACTTGCTCAATATCAAAGGTATCGAAATGGGGTTGCTAACAGCATCTGGTTTATCGGATAAATCTCAGAAATACTTGATGCCAGAAGATAAACTAGAAGCGATAAATGGTCTGATCAAGAATTTTCTTGAGCCAGCAGGAGAAAAATTTGTAGAAGAATTAATTTTCAGATTTTTGCTAACTCGTGGTGATACCCTTGGAGGCTCAATGCGAAATGTGGGGGGAGCCTTAGCACAGAGAAAATTAACTCGCGCAATTTTATCTACTCTCACAATTGCTGGTATAAGTTATCATTGGCAACATTTAAAAAGTCAAAAATGGGTAGCAATGACAAATGATGATTCAGAGATTGAGTTGTCTTTGCGCGGAATAAGTTGGGAAGGTGAAAGCGGAATTCGGACATTAATTTACAACTTAACTGTTCCACTATTTAGAAGTAATGTAGATATGTGTTTGTTTAATCTTGCACCCTCAGATTTGGTAGCTAGCAAATTTAATTTGGTTGAGTCCTATCTGGCGCTTGGTGAGCTTAAGGGAGGTATAGATCCCGCAGGTGCAGACGAGCATTGGAAAACCGCACGAGCCGCTTTAGATCGTGTACGTGAGGCATTTTCTAGAGTTGATTATTCACCTTGTACATTCTTTATTGGCGCGGCTATTGAAAGAAGAATGGCTGGTGAAATTTGGCATCAATTAGAAAACGGTATTCTTACAAACGCGGCAAATTTGAATCAGGAGAACCAAGTTGCATCAATTTCTCGCTGGTTGTGTACTTTGTAA
- a CDS encoding DNA methyltransferase: MSNLASVADSLSQIENQNLGKIDNLDRQLFEHFQSKFLIQPSLTRPLVSFQANKIRPIYRWYKYKEAFSASLVEYLLQKYKITQGKILDPFAGSGTALFAASELGISADGIELLAIGQQIITTKKLLDTEFTSEDFARLKIWYKLQVWRECEERITLKELNITKGAYPETTKDWIERYLGACQQENIKVKTVLQFALLCILESISYTRKDGQYLRWDYRSGRGLGKKSFDKGEILEFNQAIANKLAEILTDLAPAQQQLELFPINIPRGKINLYTGSCIQGLLHLPKTEYNAIITSPPYCNRYDYTRTYALELALLGISEKELIKLRQEMLSCTVENKPKDLLKINSSWKTALTIADEQNLLQEILHYLDFQKEQNKLNNKGIPRMIRGYFYEMACVIQECFRILQPGAHLFMVNDNVRYAGVSISVDMILSEFAEKIGFTVENILVLPGDKGNSSQQMGNHGREPLRKCVYVWKKP, encoded by the coding sequence ATGTCAAACCTAGCAAGTGTTGCTGATTCCCTTTCCCAAATAGAAAACCAAAATCTAGGAAAAATTGACAACCTCGATCGGCAGTTATTTGAGCATTTTCAAAGTAAATTTCTAATTCAACCCTCACTTACTCGTCCTTTAGTTAGCTTTCAAGCTAACAAAATTAGACCTATTTATCGATGGTACAAATATAAAGAAGCTTTCTCAGCATCACTTGTTGAGTATTTATTGCAAAAATATAAAATTACTCAAGGGAAAATTTTAGATCCTTTTGCAGGTAGTGGTACAGCTTTATTTGCTGCTAGTGAGTTAGGGATCAGTGCTGATGGTATTGAATTATTAGCGATCGGACAACAAATTATTACTACAAAAAAGCTATTAGATACTGAATTTACTTCAGAGGATTTTGCAAGATTAAAAATTTGGTATAAATTACAAGTTTGGCGAGAATGCGAAGAAAGAATAACCTTAAAAGAATTAAATATTACCAAAGGCGCTTATCCTGAAACAACTAAAGATTGGATAGAAAGATATCTAGGAGCTTGTCAACAAGAAAATATTAAAGTCAAAACAGTTTTACAGTTTGCTTTGCTTTGTATTTTAGAATCTATAAGTTACACCCGCAAAGATGGTCAATATCTTCGCTGGGATTACCGCTCCGGGCGTGGGTTGGGCAAAAAAAGTTTTGATAAAGGTGAAATATTAGAATTTAATCAAGCGATTGCAAACAAACTTGCAGAAATTCTCACTGATTTAGCTCCAGCACAACAACAATTAGAGCTTTTTCCAATCAACATTCCTCGCGGTAAAATCAATCTTTATACAGGTTCTTGTATTCAGGGTTTATTACATCTACCAAAAACTGAATATAATGCAATTATTACATCTCCACCATATTGCAATCGATATGATTATACCCGTACTTATGCGTTGGAATTAGCACTACTTGGGATTTCGGAAAAAGAGTTAATCAAACTGCGCCAAGAAATGTTAAGTTGTACAGTTGAAAATAAACCCAAGGATTTATTAAAAATTAATTCATCGTGGAAAACAGCATTAACTATTGCTGATGAACAAAACTTATTGCAAGAAATTTTACATTATTTAGACTTTCAAAAAGAACAAAATAAATTAAACAACAAAGGTATACCCAGAATGATTAGGGGATATTTTTATGAGATGGCTTGTGTGATCCAAGAATGCTTCCGAATTCTTCAGCCAGGAGCACATTTATTTATGGTTAATGATAATGTGCGTTATGCAGGTGTGAGTATTTCAGTAGATATGATTCTTTCTGAGTTTGCAGAAAAAATTGGGTTTACTGTTGAAAATATCTTGGTTTTACCTGGTGATAAAGGCAATAGTAGTCAGCAGATGGGAAATCATGGACGCGAGCCTTTACGAAAATGTGTTTATGTTTGGAAAAAACCATAA
- a CDS encoding lysophospholipid acyltransferase family protein, producing MKKSQNHRSEARPGWSLERRDEAVIQSFMPIWGWLYHHYFRVQTSGWEQIPPGKVLFVGSHNGGLAAPDMFMMMYDWFRRFGFSRPIYGLMHPRVWEVALPIAQLAEKVGAVMAHPKMAIAALHQGASVLVYPGGAEDVFRPYNLRNKIYFAGRKGFIKVALREEVPIVPVISHGAHENFIVLADIYKQMQQLHEWGMPWLFNIDPVVFPIYLGLPWGIGIGPLPHIPLPVPIQTRVCAPIIFERYGREAASDRQYVDLCYEKVVFLMQQELDDLVNKNQFSNQEN from the coding sequence ATGAAAAAGTCGCAAAATCATCGATCGGAAGCGCGACCAGGATGGTCTTTAGAACGGCGAGATGAAGCAGTAATTCAATCTTTTATGCCGATTTGGGGATGGCTTTATCATCATTATTTTCGCGTCCAAACTAGCGGTTGGGAACAAATTCCTCCGGGAAAAGTGCTGTTTGTTGGTTCTCATAATGGAGGATTAGCCGCACCGGATATGTTTATGATGATGTACGATTGGTTTCGCCGCTTCGGTTTTTCGCGTCCTATTTATGGTTTGATGCACCCTCGCGTTTGGGAAGTTGCTTTGCCAATAGCGCAGCTAGCAGAAAAAGTTGGCGCAGTGATGGCTCATCCCAAAATGGCGATCGCAGCTTTGCATCAAGGAGCCAGCGTGTTAGTTTACCCTGGTGGTGCAGAAGATGTTTTTCGACCCTATAATTTACGCAATAAAATTTATTTTGCTGGACGCAAAGGATTTATTAAAGTAGCGTTGCGTGAAGAAGTACCGATCGTTCCCGTTATTTCTCATGGTGCTCACGAAAACTTTATAGTTTTGGCTGATATTTACAAACAAATGCAGCAATTACATGAGTGGGGAATGCCTTGGTTATTTAATATCGATCCGGTGGTTTTTCCGATTTATTTAGGCTTACCTTGGGGAATTGGAATTGGCCCTTTACCGCATATTCCTTTACCAGTACCTATTCAAACTCGTGTTTGTGCGCCAATTATTTTTGAGCGTTATGGTAGAGAGGCAGCGAGCGATCGGCAATACGTCGATCTCTGCTATGAAAAAGTAGTTTTTTTAATGCAACAAGAATTAGATGATTTAGTTAATAAAAACCAGTTTTCTAATCAAGAAAATTAG
- a CDS encoding thermonuclease family protein, with protein MIHFNKLVPIFLILSLTGCQLFGGQNTYTVQRVSDGDTIAVSQGDKSNVTVRFACIDAPEVPHSSKERNSRKLVDKNQFNWGIKAQSRVRQLVNQGGDRVVLNITDTDKYGRQVAEVRLPNGTFIQEILIREGLALVNRPYLRYCPSKEIIEQAELDAKKNLRGVWKDPQFVAPWDYRRIK; from the coding sequence ATGATTCACTTTAACAAATTAGTTCCGATATTTCTGATTCTAAGTTTAACTGGATGTCAGTTATTTGGGGGTCAAAATACTTATACGGTGCAGCGGGTGAGTGATGGAGATACGATCGCTGTTAGTCAAGGTGACAAAAGCAATGTTACCGTCCGCTTTGCCTGTATTGATGCGCCAGAAGTTCCCCATTCCAGTAAGGAAAGAAATAGCCGAAAGCTGGTAGACAAAAACCAATTTAATTGGGGAATTAAAGCACAATCAAGAGTGCGTCAATTAGTCAACCAGGGAGGCGATCGCGTTGTCTTGAATATTACTGATACTGATAAGTACGGGCGGCAAGTTGCCGAAGTTCGCTTACCTAATGGTACTTTTATTCAAGAAATTTTAATTCGGGAAGGATTAGCGTTAGTCAATCGTCCCTATCTCCGATATTGTCCGAGTAAAGAAATTATTGAACAGGCAGAATTAGATGCGAAAAAGAATTTACGTGGTGTCTGGAAAGATCCCCAATTCGTTGCACCTTGGGATTATCGAAGGATTAAATAA
- a CDS encoding SDR family oxidoreductase — MKKLLVTGASGFLGWNLCQIAQKEWQVYGTYFSKAVEISNVNLIKVDLRDFSQLKTLFQQIQPAAVIHTAAQSNPNFCQTHPEESAIINVTTSSNIAGLCADYSIPCVFTSTDLVFNGLNPPYQEIDPVSPVNIYGEQKVLAEQEMLAKYPQTAVCRMPLMFGIAPEGATSFIQPFIKTIRAGKELSLFSDEFRTPVSGTTAASGLLLALEKVNGVIHLGGKESISRYEFCRLMAEVLELPQDKLTACLQKDVPMSAPRPQDVSLNSDKAFALGYQPLSLREELMRLRGKI; from the coding sequence ATGAAAAAACTTTTAGTTACTGGTGCGAGTGGTTTTTTAGGATGGAACCTTTGCCAAATTGCTCAAAAAGAATGGCAAGTTTACGGTACTTACTTTAGTAAAGCAGTAGAAATCAGCAATGTAAATTTAATTAAAGTTGACTTACGAGATTTCTCTCAACTAAAAACCCTATTTCAGCAAATTCAACCAGCAGCAGTTATTCACACCGCAGCACAATCTAACCCCAACTTTTGCCAAACTCACCCGGAAGAATCGGCAATAATTAATGTGACAACTTCCAGCAATATTGCAGGTTTATGTGCTGATTATTCTATCCCTTGCGTTTTCACTTCCACAGACTTAGTTTTTAATGGTTTAAATCCGCCTTACCAAGAAATAGATCCAGTTTCTCCCGTCAACATTTACGGCGAACAAAAAGTTTTAGCTGAACAAGAAATGTTAGCTAAATATCCCCAAACAGCAGTTTGTCGAATGCCATTAATGTTTGGCATTGCGCCGGAAGGCGCAACTAGTTTTATTCAACCATTTATCAAGACTATCAGAGCAGGAAAAGAATTAAGTTTATTCAGCGATGAATTTAGAACCCCTGTCAGTGGTACAACTGCTGCTAGCGGACTTTTATTAGCTTTAGAAAAAGTTAACGGAGTGATTCATCTAGGCGGAAAAGAAAGCATATCACGCTACGAATTTTGCCGATTGATGGCAGAAGTATTGGAACTTCCTCAAGATAAATTAACTGCTTGTTTGCAAAAAGATGTCCCAATGTCAGCACCAAGACCTCAAGATGTTTCGTTAAATAGTGACAAAGCTTTTGCTTTAGGATATCAGCCTTTGAGTTTACGAGAAGAATTAATGCGATTACGAGGAAAAATATAA
- a CDS encoding GDSL-type esterase/lipase family protein, translating to MGLSNVRICFVGDSFVNGTGDSECLGWTGRICRTAIKQGHDITYYNLGIRRETSTDIAGRWLEEVSRRLPSDCDRRIVFSFGVNDTTIENGNLRVELIKSKENTLQILSVAKSLFSVLMVSPPPIAEVEQNSRVKILSQELAVICEHLNVPYLDVFTPLQKSEIWLKEVAANDSYHPNAAGYLEFANLVQNWDAWQNWFS from the coding sequence ATGGGGTTATCTAATGTCCGAATTTGCTTTGTTGGTGATTCGTTTGTTAATGGTACTGGTGATTCGGAATGTCTCGGTTGGACGGGAAGAATTTGCCGTACAGCGATCAAACAAGGCCATGATATTACTTACTATAATTTAGGAATTAGAAGAGAAACTAGTACTGATATTGCGGGACGTTGGTTAGAGGAGGTGTCGCGGAGGTTGCCGTCAGATTGCGATCGCAGAATTGTTTTCTCTTTTGGTGTAAATGATACTACTATTGAAAATGGCAACCTTCGCGTTGAATTGATTAAATCTAAAGAAAATACTCTACAAATCTTGTCTGTTGCCAAAAGTTTGTTTTCGGTATTAATGGTCAGTCCACCTCCTATTGCAGAAGTAGAACAAAACAGCAGAGTGAAAATTTTATCTCAAGAATTAGCGGTTATTTGTGAACATTTAAATGTGCCTTATCTCGATGTTTTTACTCCCTTGCAAAAATCAGAAATTTGGCTGAAAGAAGTAGCCGCAAATGATAGTTACCACCCCAATGCAGCAGGTTACTTGGAATTTGCTAATTTGGTGCAAAATTGGGATGCTTGGCAAAATTGGTTTAGTTAA
- a CDS encoding WD40 repeat domain-containing protein: MFGLVTNNILDQTWQETLSDYVTVIAWSNDGQTLAASSASGEIVLVKNEGNFTYLQTANDQSVNCLAFSSDGQYLAAGGQKGEVKIWRLQLEETQLISTLENAPNWVDKLAWHPQSNQLAFSMGKYVQIWDADSQQVEVTLNFESSSVLSMAWRPNGENLAISGHLGVKVWDSKNWDNDPINLEIPVASLNIAWSADSKYIASGNLDNTLVVWQWDNPEPWVMRGFPGKIRALNWSEALTSIGAPLLAVASAQSVVVWEKATDESIGWQGKLLDSHDGIVQAIAFQPQTFLLASAAADGLIGIWEQTEQIVQILDGATDSFSCLTWQPQGNKLAAGGSNGEIFIWTKVS, encoded by the coding sequence GTGTTTGGTTTAGTTACTAACAATATCCTCGACCAAACTTGGCAAGAAACATTATCGGATTATGTTACTGTTATAGCTTGGTCAAACGATGGTCAAACTCTCGCTGCAAGTTCCGCATCTGGGGAAATCGTTTTAGTAAAAAATGAAGGAAATTTTACTTATTTACAAACAGCAAATGACCAATCTGTAAATTGCCTTGCCTTTTCATCAGATGGACAATACTTAGCAGCCGGAGGACAAAAAGGAGAAGTAAAAATTTGGCGATTACAACTAGAAGAAACCCAACTAATTAGTACTTTAGAAAATGCCCCGAATTGGGTTGATAAACTAGCATGGCATCCTCAGTCTAACCAGCTAGCATTTAGCATGGGAAAATACGTGCAAATTTGGGATGCAGACAGCCAACAAGTGGAAGTAACGTTGAATTTTGAGTCTTCTTCAGTATTAAGTATGGCTTGGCGACCAAATGGGGAAAATTTGGCAATTAGCGGACATTTGGGTGTAAAAGTTTGGGATAGCAAAAATTGGGATAATGACCCAATAAATTTAGAAATTCCGGTTGCCAGTTTAAACATAGCATGGTCAGCTGATAGCAAATATATTGCCTCTGGAAATCTCGATAATACCTTAGTAGTTTGGCAATGGGATAACCCTGAACCTTGGGTAATGCGAGGTTTTCCGGGAAAAATTCGGGCTTTAAATTGGTCAGAAGCTTTAACATCAATTGGTGCGCCACTTTTAGCAGTTGCTAGTGCCCAAAGTGTTGTAGTTTGGGAAAAAGCGACTGATGAATCAATAGGTTGGCAAGGTAAATTGTTAGATAGTCATGATGGAATTGTACAAGCGATCGCCTTTCAACCCCAAACATTTCTCCTCGCCTCCGCCGCCGCAGATGGGTTAATTGGAATTTGGGAACAAACAGAACAAATAGTACAAATTCTTGATGGTGCAACTGATAGTTTTTCCTGTCTTACTTGGCAACCCCAAGGTAACAAATTAGCCGCCGGAGGTAGCAACGGCGAAATATTTATTTGGACAAAAGTTTCGTGA
- a CDS encoding CobW family GTP-binding protein has protein sequence MLNTTENFVPVTVLTGYLGAGKTTLLNRILTYEHGKKVAVIVNEFGEVGIDNQLVIDADEEIFEMNNGCICCTVRGDLIRIIGNLMKRRNKFDHLVIETTGLADPAPVIQTFFVDEDMRDKILLDAVVTVVDAKHIWQHWESDEAQEQIAFADVILLNKTDLVTTEELEELEKRIRAMNIMAKIYCTQNSELEMEALLGVKAFDLNRALEIDPQFLDENAHEHDETVGSIAIVESGELDEEKLNNWISNLLRTQGTDIFRMKGILNIAGEDQRFVFQGVHMIFEGKPDRKWKPHETRKNELVFIGRNLDEAKLKEDFRKCLV, from the coding sequence TTGCTAAACACAACAGAAAACTTCGTCCCCGTCACCGTACTAACAGGTTACTTAGGTGCAGGAAAAACCACCTTACTCAACCGAATTTTAACTTACGAACACGGCAAAAAAGTAGCCGTAATCGTCAACGAATTTGGCGAAGTTGGCATCGATAACCAACTAGTAATCGACGCAGACGAAGAAATATTTGAAATGAACAACGGCTGCATTTGTTGTACAGTTCGAGGCGACTTAATTCGGATCATTGGTAACTTAATGAAACGCCGCAATAAATTCGATCATTTAGTAATTGAAACTACTGGATTAGCCGATCCAGCCCCGGTAATTCAGACCTTTTTTGTCGATGAAGATATGCGAGATAAAATCTTGCTTGATGCTGTAGTAACTGTAGTCGATGCCAAACATATTTGGCAACATTGGGAAAGCGACGAAGCTCAGGAACAAATCGCTTTTGCTGATGTAATTTTATTAAACAAAACTGATTTAGTTACCACTGAAGAACTAGAAGAATTAGAAAAGCGAATTCGGGCGATGAATATAATGGCAAAAATTTATTGCACCCAAAATTCCGAATTAGAAATGGAAGCTTTATTAGGCGTAAAAGCCTTTGATTTGAATCGCGCTTTGGAAATCGATCCACAATTTCTCGATGAAAATGCTCACGAACATGATGAAACAGTTGGATCGATCGCAATTGTTGAATCAGGCGAATTAGACGAAGAAAAACTCAACAACTGGATTTCTAATTTATTGCGAACTCAAGGTACAGATATTTTCCGTATGAAAGGCATTTTAAACATAGCCGGAGAAGATCAACGCTTTGTATTCCAAGGCGTACACATGATATTTGAAGGAAAACCCGATCGCAAATGGAAACCTCATGAAACTCGAAAAAACGAATTAGTTTTTATCGGACGCAACTTAGATGAAGCAAAATTAAAAGAGGATTTTCGCAAGTGTTTGGTTTAG
- a CDS encoding alpha/beta fold hydrolase: MNTTSQATSPTGSTLQKYAWNWQGQQLWVVYETAGTGTPVLLLPAFSTVSSRSEMAGLANLLGPHFQTVTLDWPGFGDSDRPPLDYKPAIFQQFLANFVKNIFKIPVAVVAAGHSAGYVMQLANEQPELFSHIVLTAPTWRGPLPTMMGKQQDWFSIIREAVRSPILGDVLYSLNTASPFLSYMYQSHVFTDPKILTSDFMDRKWQITQKPGGKFAPVAFVTGALDPIQTSNEFLSLFNSISLPIMVVIGEQCPPKSKQEMDNLAQLPNIQTRNLPGSLGMHEEFPKEIATEILPFLQN; encoded by the coding sequence ATGAACACGACATCTCAAGCAACTTCCCCTACTGGTAGCACTTTGCAGAAATACGCTTGGAACTGGCAAGGTCAGCAATTGTGGGTGGTTTATGAAACTGCTGGTACAGGAACTCCAGTATTGCTGTTACCTGCTTTTAGCACAGTTTCCAGCCGTTCCGAAATGGCGGGATTAGCGAACTTACTAGGGCCCCATTTTCAAACTGTAACATTAGATTGGCCTGGTTTTGGCGATTCCGATCGTCCACCCTTAGACTACAAACCAGCCATATTTCAGCAATTTTTGGCAAATTTCGTCAAAAATATCTTTAAAATACCTGTAGCCGTCGTTGCAGCCGGACATAGCGCAGGTTACGTGATGCAGTTAGCCAATGAACAGCCAGAACTATTTTCGCATATCGTTTTAACTGCCCCAACTTGGCGCGGCCCTTTGCCAACAATGATGGGAAAACAGCAAGATTGGTTTAGTATAATTCGGGAAGCAGTGCGATCGCCAATTTTAGGCGATGTCCTCTACAGTCTCAACACTGCGTCACCCTTTCTTAGTTATATGTATCAAAGTCATGTTTTCACCGATCCAAAAATACTTACTTCTGATTTTATGGATCGAAAATGGCAAATTACCCAAAAACCAGGCGGAAAATTTGCCCCCGTCGCCTTCGTCACAGGCGCATTAGATCCCATACAAACAAGCAACGAATTCCTCAGTCTATTTAACTCAATCTCCCTACCAATAATGGTAGTAATTGGCGAACAATGTCCCCCAAAATCAAAACAAGAAATGGACAACTTAGCCCAACTACCCAACATTCAAACCCGCAACCTCCCTGGTTCTCTAGGAATGCACGAAGAATTCCCTAAAGAAATCGCCACAGAAATCTTGCCGTTTTTACAAAACTAA
- a CDS encoding DUF928 domain-containing protein, with protein MNWQMSLCKKTAVSLAVIIDLLFVNNLATLALKAENQTKETININKVAQYVPPRGMSGPRSTAGGGTRGNSCSNTQESSNPQLKALVPTVPATNNWAVTVAANPQFFVYVPKSSAKKAEFVLKDAAQNDIYRANFPISGQAEIIELRLPKNTSLQVGQQYSWYFTLFCNSVDRSQNAFTNSWSLRTELNSTLAAQINQAEPIERYKLYAQNGIWHEAVATLAEERRKNPNDPTLATEWKKLLESAGIKDLVEAPFTLIQLEEAQRN; from the coding sequence ATGAATTGGCAAATGTCCTTATGTAAAAAAACTGCTGTTTCTTTAGCAGTAATTATCGATTTATTATTTGTTAATAACCTAGCTACATTAGCACTTAAAGCTGAAAATCAAACAAAAGAAACTATAAATATTAACAAAGTAGCGCAATATGTGCCACCACGAGGAATGAGTGGGCCAAGAAGTACAGCCGGGGGAGGAACTCGCGGAAATAGTTGCAGCAATACTCAAGAAAGTTCTAACCCACAACTAAAAGCTTTAGTCCCCACTGTACCTGCCACCAATAACTGGGCAGTGACAGTAGCAGCTAATCCCCAATTTTTTGTTTATGTCCCCAAAAGTTCGGCAAAAAAAGCAGAATTTGTCCTTAAAGATGCAGCACAAAATGATATTTATCGGGCAAATTTTCCCATTTCTGGTCAAGCGGAAATCATTGAATTAAGATTGCCAAAAAACACTTCTTTGCAAGTTGGCCAGCAGTATAGTTGGTACTTTACTTTATTTTGTAATTCTGTCGATCGCAGTCAGAATGCCTTTACTAATTCTTGGAGTCTGAGAACCGAACTTAATTCAACATTAGCCGCTCAAATCAACCAAGCAGAACCAATAGAACGTTATAAATTATATGCTCAAAATGGCATTTGGCATGAAGCAGTAGCAACTTTAGCCGAAGAACGCCGTAAAAATCCCAACGATCCAACATTAGCAACCGAGTGGAAAAAACTTTTAGAATCAGCAGGAATTAAAGATTTAGTTGAAGCTCCCTTTACTTTGATTCAGTTAGAAGAAGCTCAACGAAATTAG